A genomic stretch from Thalassophryne amazonica chromosome 18, fThaAma1.1, whole genome shotgun sequence includes:
- the LOC117530546 gene encoding protein NLRC3-like, which produces MKKSRSLHIMCHIPVFCWITATVLEDVLDTRDNPELPEALTEMYFLPSDLYFLVVQCKVKQVKYDGGAETDPLWNPEDRKMIVSLGKLAFEQLQKGKLIFYEEDLTECGINSRAATVYSGVFTQIFKEERGLYQDKVFCFIHLSVQEFLAGLYVHLNFIQSGGNLLSKKQTTSRMSETSEDKPKLMHLHQTAVDEALQSPNGHLDLFLRFRLGLSLQTNQTLLRGLMTQMDRISKTNQETVKYIKKKLNKNLSAERNINLIHCLNELKDRSLLDQIQHLLNSGSLSERGLSGSDLSALAFILLSSDQHLDVYDLKKYKPSHKALLLLLPLLSAGLESPLCNLQTFRLSGCNMSERSCEVLSSVLSSQFSSLRELDLSHNQLQDSGVKLLSAGLESPQCHLETLRLSLCDLSERSCEVLSSVLGSQSSSLRELDLSDNDLQDSGVKLLSAGLESPHCHLETLRSALIHVV; this is translated from the exons ATGAAGAAATCACGAAGCCTCCACATCATGTGTCACATCCCAGTCTTCTGTTGGATTACGGCTACAGTTCTGGAGGATGTGTTGGACACCAGAGACAACCCAGAGCTGCCAGAAGCCCTGACTGAGATGTACTTCCTACCTTCCGATCTATACTTCCTGGTGGTTCAGTGCAAAGTGAAGCAGGTCAAGTATGATGGAGGAGCTGAGACAGATCCACTGTGGAATCCAGAGGACAGGAAGATGATTGTGTCTCTGGGGAAACTGGCTTTTGAGCAGCTGCAGAAAGGGAAGCTGATCTTCTATGAAGAGGATCTGACAGAGTGTGGCATCAATAGCAGAGCAGCCACAGTGTACTCAGGAGTCTTCACACAGATCTTTAAAGAGGAGAGAGGACTCTACCAGGACAAGGTCTTCTGCTTCATTCATCTGAGTGTTCAGGAGTTTTTGGCTGGTCTTTATGTCCATCTGAACTTCATCCAGTCTGGAGGCAATCTGCTGTCCAAAAAACAAACCACATCCAGAATGTCGGAGACATCTGAAGATAAACCTAAACTAATGCATCTCCATCAGACTGCTGTGGATGAGGCCTTACAGAGTCCAAATGGACACCTGGACTTGTTCCTGCGCTTCCGTCTGGGTCTTTCCCTGCAGACCAATCAGACTCTCCTACGAGGCCTGATGACACAGATGGACAGAATCTCAAAGACTAATCAGGAAACAGTCAAGTACATTAAGAAGAAGCTCAATAAGAATCTGTCTGCAGAGAGAAACATTAATCTGATCCACtgtctgaatgaactgaaggatCGTTCTCTACTGGATCAGATCCAGCACCTCCTGAACTCTGGAAGTCTCTCTGAACGTGGTCTGTCTGGTTCTGACTTATCAGCTTTGGCCTTCATCTTACTGTCCTCAGATCAACATCTGGATGTGTATGACCTGAAGAAATATAAACCTTCACACAAGgctcttctgctgctgctgcca ctgctgtctgctggactggaga GTcca ctctgtaacctgcagacttt CAGGTTATCTGGCTGTAATatgtcagagagaagctgtgaagttctgtcttcagttctcagctctcagtTCTCCAGTCTGAGAGAACTGGACCTGAGTCACAACCAGCTAcaggattcaggagtgaagctgttgtctgctggactggagagtccacaatgtcacctggagactctcag GCTGAGTTTGTGTgatctgtcagagagaagctgtgaagttctcAGCTCAGTTCTCGgctctcagtcctccagtctgagAGAACTGGACCTGAGTGACAACGATCTAcaggattcaggagtgaagctgctgtctgctggactggagagtccacactgtcacctggagaCTCTCAGGTCAGCACTCATCCATGTTGTGTAG
- the LOC117531202 gene encoding neoverrucotoxin subunit alpha-like, translating into MINDRVAPPPPPFRVDPGGVRWLRPGLRKYFCELSLDPNSANRKLKLSNNNTKVEQVDEDQSYPDHPDRFDLCPQVLSSTGLTGRCYWEVEWRGQVYISVRRWLGL; encoded by the exons ATGATTAATGACCGTGttgctccaccccctcctcctttcagggtggatcctggtggagtccgatggctgagaccaggtcTGAGGAAGT atttctGTGAACTCTCTCTGGATCCAAACTCAGCAAACCGAAAACTCAAACTGTCCAACAACAACACAAAGGTGGAACAGGTGGACGAGGATCAATCATATCCTGATCATCCAGACAGATTTGACCTTTGCCCTCAGGTCCTGTCTTCAACTGGTCTGACTGGTCGCTGTTACTGGGAGGTCGAGTGGAGAGGACAAGTTTATATATCTGTAAGGAGATGGTTGGGACTGTAA